The Coriobacteriia bacterium genome includes a window with the following:
- the rpsJ gene encoding 30S ribosomal protein S10, whose protein sequence is MANQKIRIRLKAYDHEIVDKSTKMIVETAQKTGAKVAGPIPLPTERNLYCVIRSPHVNKDSREHFEMRTHKRLIDILEPTPKTVDSLMRLDLPAGVDIEIKL, encoded by the coding sequence TTGGCGAACCAGAAGATCCGCATCAGGCTCAAGGCCTACGATCACGAGATCGTGGACAAGTCCACGAAGATGATCGTGGAGACCGCGCAGAAGACCGGCGCAAAGGTGGCTGGACCGATTCCGCTCCCCACCGAGCGTAACCTCTACTGCGTGATCCGCTCGCCGCACGTGAACAAGGACAGCCGCGAGCATTTCGAGATGCGGACGCATAAGCGCCTCATCGACATCCTCGAGCCCACGCCCAAGACGGTCGACTCGCTCATGCGTCTCGACCTGCCGGCCGGCGTCGACATCGAGATCAAGCTGTAG
- the rplC gene encoding 50S ribosomal protein L3, translating into MAHSILGRKLGMTQVWSDDDRLIPVTVIEAGPCVVSLIRTPERDGYQAVQLAFGDVKESRSNKPMMGHFAKARTTPKRFVAEVPLPDGEQFKLGQTITVDGYEPGMQVHITGTSKGKGFQGVMKRHNFKGGPGGHGSHAHREPGSIGQASTPSRVFKGTRLPGRMGGDTVTIRNVEIVRVDVEQNLLLVKGAVPGGKDSLLTIRLG; encoded by the coding sequence ATGGCACATTCGATTCTCGGAAGGAAACTGGGAATGACCCAGGTCTGGTCCGATGACGACCGGCTTATCCCGGTCACCGTCATCGAGGCCGGCCCCTGCGTGGTCTCCCTGATCCGCACTCCCGAGCGTGACGGCTACCAAGCCGTTCAGCTCGCGTTCGGCGACGTGAAAGAGTCACGGTCGAACAAGCCCATGATGGGTCACTTCGCCAAGGCACGCACCACCCCCAAGCGGTTCGTCGCGGAGGTTCCGCTGCCCGACGGCGAGCAGTTCAAGCTGGGCCAGACGATCACGGTCGACGGCTACGAGCCCGGCATGCAGGTGCACATCACCGGCACCAGCAAGGGTAAGGGTTTTCAGGGCGTCATGAAGCGTCACAACTTCAAGGGCGGTCCCGGCGGTCACGGCTCGCATGCACACCGCGAGCCCGGTTCGATCGGCCAGGCCTCCACGCCTTCGCGCGTCTTCAAGGGCACCCGGCTTCCCGGGCGCATGGGCGGGGACACCGTCACGATTCGCAATGTCGAGATCGTGCGCGTTGATGTCGAGCAGAACCTCCTGCTCGTCAAGGGTGCGGTTCCCGGTGGCAAGGACAGCCTTCTGACGATCCGCCTCGGCTAG